A part of Candidatus Electrothrix aestuarii genomic DNA contains:
- a CDS encoding RluA family pseudouridine synthase has protein sequence MRNSTENTPSVVPDTVGANPCVRPCMPDKQNKQAPASAPVTPGRHKDLPLQHIFADQHLVVVNKPGGLLAVPGRGPEKQDSVVSRLKEQFPEAIAQPAVHRLDMATSGLMALALSTAAHRQLSQQFAQRQVEKLYIALLDGAVAEESGEIELRFRLDPDNRPYQVYDPVQGKLGITHWRRLALCGSKEAPQTRIEFTPLTGRTHQLRLHAAHPLGLGCPIIGDSLYGSGNMGDPMFLHATRLSFTHPISNERLDFYSPPPF, from the coding sequence ATGAGAAATTCAACAGAAAATACTCCATCTGTTGTACCGGATACTGTAGGGGCGAACCCCTGTGTTCGCCCTTGCATGCCGGACAAGCAGAACAAGCAAGCTCCCGCTTCTGCGCCTGTAACACCGGGCAGGCACAAGGACCTGCCCCTACAACATATCTTTGCCGATCAACATCTGGTGGTGGTCAATAAACCAGGTGGACTTCTCGCGGTCCCTGGACGTGGCCCAGAGAAACAGGACTCGGTGGTCAGCCGCCTGAAAGAGCAATTCCCCGAAGCCATTGCGCAACCGGCTGTTCATCGCCTGGACATGGCTACCTCCGGCCTGATGGCCCTGGCCCTAAGCACAGCGGCCCATCGCCAGCTCAGCCAGCAATTCGCTCAACGACAGGTGGAGAAGCTCTACATTGCCCTCTTAGACGGGGCGGTAGCTGAAGAAAGTGGAGAGATTGAACTACGTTTCCGGCTGGACCCGGATAATCGACCGTATCAGGTATATGATCCGGTCCAGGGCAAACTCGGGATCACCCACTGGCGGCGCCTTGCCCTCTGCGGAAGCAAGGAGGCTCCCCAGACCCGGATTGAATTCACCCCCCTTACCGGCAGAACCCACCAGCTTCGCCTGCATGCGGCCCACCCCTTAGGGTTGGGTTGCCCCATCATCGGTGATAGCCTCTACGGGAGTGGAAACATGGGCGACCCCATGTTTCTCCATGCGACCCGCCTGTCCTTTACCCACCCAATAAGCAACGAGCGCCTGGACTTCTACTCCCCTCCCCCCTTTTGA
- a CDS encoding DegT/DnrJ/EryC1/StrS family aminotransferase — MPGFEVFGEEEKQQALEVFDTGVLFRYEFGEQRKGVYKVREFEQAFAKYTGAAHAQAVTSGTAALKVALTALGVGIGDEVITQGFTFVATWEAIFDVGAVPVFTEVDQTLNMDPYDLEKKITDKTKAIIPVHMLGAPARIVEIKAIADKYGIPVLEDTAQAAGARLAGQHLGTFGQFGTFSFDSVKTMTTGEGGMVITNDEESWRNCSEYHDHGHDHAVNPGGRGGEGRSFIGFNYRMMELQGAIGLAQLAKLDGMIASQQKNKAILKEAASKIAGVSFREILDEKGDSATFFAFMLPDKEQAAKVNQVLRENKAGAINFGENTWHFYPSWEHLLGGKTLAHNGWPFDAHGKRRFIYDPEALPASVELMSRTLVYQVPVNLSDAQRETMLAALTKAAAL; from the coding sequence ATGCCGGGTTTTGAAGTATTCGGAGAAGAGGAAAAACAGCAGGCCCTGGAGGTGTTTGACACCGGTGTCCTGTTTCGCTACGAGTTCGGTGAGCAGCGCAAGGGCGTGTACAAGGTGCGCGAGTTTGAGCAGGCCTTTGCCAAGTACACCGGAGCTGCCCACGCTCAAGCCGTGACCTCGGGAACCGCAGCTCTGAAGGTTGCCCTGACCGCACTCGGTGTGGGGATCGGTGATGAGGTTATTACCCAGGGATTTACCTTTGTTGCCACCTGGGAAGCCATCTTCGATGTCGGGGCTGTGCCGGTCTTCACCGAGGTGGATCAGACCCTGAATATGGATCCGTATGATCTGGAGAAGAAGATCACGGACAAGACCAAGGCTATTATCCCGGTTCACATGCTCGGTGCTCCGGCCCGGATCGTGGAGATCAAGGCCATTGCTGATAAGTATGGCATTCCGGTTCTCGAAGATACGGCTCAGGCAGCTGGCGCACGACTTGCTGGTCAGCATCTCGGCACCTTTGGTCAGTTCGGTACCTTCTCCTTTGACTCGGTCAAGACTATGACCACTGGCGAAGGCGGAATGGTAATCACCAACGATGAAGAATCGTGGCGCAATTGCTCTGAATACCATGATCACGGCCATGACCATGCAGTTAATCCCGGCGGACGCGGCGGGGAAGGGCGCAGTTTTATCGGTTTTAACTACCGGATGATGGAACTGCAAGGTGCTATTGGTCTGGCGCAGCTGGCGAAGCTGGATGGGATGATTGCCTCTCAGCAGAAGAACAAAGCCATCCTGAAAGAGGCTGCTTCCAAGATCGCAGGGGTCAGTTTCCGGGAGATTCTGGATGAAAAAGGAGATTCTGCCACATTTTTCGCCTTTATGCTGCCGGATAAGGAACAGGCTGCCAAGGTAAATCAGGTCCTGCGGGAGAACAAGGCAGGTGCCATCAATTTTGGTGAGAATACCTGGCACTTTTATCCTTCCTGGGAACATTTGCTGGGCGGCAAAACTCTAGCCCATAATGGCTGGCCCTTTGATGCCCACGGCAAGCGTCGTTTTATTTATGATCCAGAGGCGCTGCCTGCCTCGGTTGAATTAATGAGTCGTACCCTGGTTTATCAGGTACCGGTTAATCTGAGTGATGCCCAGCGAGAGACCATGCTGGCAGCCTTGACCAAGGCTGCTGCTCTCTAA
- the panD gene encoding aspartate 1-decarboxylase, with product MQRTMLKSKIHRATITEADLNYDGSIAIDENLLEAADIRPFERVKIYNINNGERFDTYAIQGERGSGIIGLNGAAARKGHTGDLIIIVTYAEYDESELTDFAPKIILCDEKNGIRKLIDK from the coding sequence ATGCAGCGAACAATGCTTAAATCGAAGATCCACCGTGCAACTATTACTGAGGCGGATCTTAATTATGACGGCAGTATAGCCATTGACGAAAATCTCTTAGAGGCCGCAGATATCAGGCCTTTTGAGCGGGTTAAAATTTATAATATCAATAACGGCGAACGCTTTGATACCTATGCTATTCAGGGGGAGCGAGGCTCCGGCATTATCGGATTGAACGGGGCTGCTGCCCGCAAGGGACATACGGGAGACCTGATTATTATCGTGACTTATGCTGAATACGATGAGAGTGAGTTGACCGATTTCGCGCCGAAGATTATCCTTTGCGATGAAAAGAACGGGATTCGGAAGTTGATTGATAAGTAG
- a CDS encoding tetratricopeptide repeat protein, translated as MSKQQSSFHLKDLRENPHVEQHNGILDQLDLPPSLIGFLQQNQRKIWTVVIIVAAVVIVTSLYDTYRTYSLNKAAKAYDAALLLEGEQRVAALNKVKDEYSSTPSGVWSQIQLAHIDQEAGKYKEALERLEGLNSELGEDDLLKPLALANLGALYEQNKELDKAVGAYEALQKKQGFEPLALSSLGRIYETMDKKDQAVATYQRYMSLTEKKEGDAGPAPQNSLARDMVQASLNRLLQ; from the coding sequence ATGTCAAAACAACAAAGCTCCTTTCATCTGAAGGATTTACGGGAAAATCCCCACGTCGAACAGCATAACGGGATCCTGGATCAGTTGGATCTTCCTCCATCCCTGATTGGATTTTTGCAGCAAAATCAACGCAAAATCTGGACCGTGGTTATTATTGTTGCGGCAGTGGTTATTGTTACCTCGCTCTACGATACCTATCGGACCTACTCCTTGAATAAGGCAGCCAAGGCCTATGATGCGGCCTTGCTGCTGGAAGGAGAACAGCGAGTCGCTGCTCTCAACAAGGTGAAAGATGAGTATAGTTCCACGCCGTCCGGGGTTTGGAGTCAGATTCAGCTGGCTCATATAGACCAGGAGGCAGGTAAATATAAAGAGGCTTTGGAGCGGTTGGAAGGCCTGAACAGCGAGCTGGGAGAAGACGACCTGCTGAAGCCCTTGGCCCTGGCCAATCTTGGCGCCCTCTACGAGCAGAATAAGGAGCTGGATAAGGCGGTTGGAGCCTATGAAGCATTGCAAAAGAAACAGGGCTTTGAACCCCTGGCCCTGAGCAGCCTTGGTCGGATTTACGAGACAATGGATAAGAAGGATCAGGCAGTGGCCACGTATCAGCGCTATATGAGCCTGACAGAAAAGAAAGAAGGCGATGCCGGGCCTGCTCCGCAGAATTCTTTGGCCCGTGATATGGTCCAGGCCAGTCTGAATCGTCTGCTGCAATAA
- a CDS encoding transposase, whose product MLTEIKASLPQTKENVRFIDYLFKSQRNGFYVNGKSKMTSARHAARYIGRYMARPALAEHKITNYDGEEVTFWYIDHKTEVKVTEAIPAKEFIQRLIDHIPLKGFKMVRHYGLYSRRTKTIAIEILMDCKRFIQKTFEFMKSDSRSLSWRERLVQSFGKDPLTCPNCKEKMFLWRIWHPDYGDIFDLSRDGPFVESKSKQECNKRNSSGRQVKWIPQLLPF is encoded by the coding sequence TTGCTGACTGAAATAAAGGCTAGCTTGCCGCAAACAAAAGAAAATGTAAGATTCATAGATTACCTGTTTAAAAGCCAACGTAATGGTTTTTATGTAAATGGTAAAAGCAAGATGACATCAGCAAGACATGCAGCTCGATATATTGGTCGCTATATGGCTCGTCCAGCATTGGCAGAGCACAAGATAACGAATTACGATGGTGAGGAAGTAACATTTTGGTATATTGATCATAAAACAGAAGTTAAAGTTACCGAAGCGATTCCAGCCAAAGAGTTCATACAACGATTAATTGACCATATCCCGCTAAAGGGATTCAAGATGGTCCGCCATTATGGGTTATATTCTCGACGTACAAAAACAATCGCGATAGAGATTTTGATGGACTGTAAACGTTTTATCCAGAAGACTTTTGAATTCATGAAAAGTGATTCAAGGTCATTGAGCTGGAGAGAGCGTCTAGTACAGAGTTTCGGGAAAGATCCGTTAACATGTCCAAACTGTAAAGAAAAAATGTTTTTATGGCGGATTTGGCATCCTGACTATGGAGATATCTTTGATCTGAGCAGAGACGGACCTTTTGTGGAAAGCAAGAGTAAACAAGAATGCAACAAGAGAAACTCTTCGGGTCGGCAGGTTAAGTGGATACCGCAATTGCTTCCGTTTTAA
- a CDS encoding cupin domain-containing protein, which translates to MQNIFSSLPVDLKNEQFDELLQAKNIRIERIVSKGHSSPETGWYDQEEHEWVLVLEGAGTLLFAEDNQQVTLRKGDYLHIPAHTKHKVIWTEPEELTVWLAVHYSVEDIPT; encoded by the coding sequence ATGCAGAATATTTTTTCTTCCCTCCCGGTTGATCTGAAAAACGAGCAGTTTGACGAGTTGCTTCAGGCAAAAAATATCCGCATTGAACGAATTGTCTCCAAGGGACATAGTTCGCCGGAGACCGGCTGGTATGACCAGGAAGAACATGAGTGGGTGCTGGTGCTGGAAGGGGCCGGAACTCTTTTGTTTGCAGAGGATAATCAGCAGGTGACCCTGAGAAAAGGAGACTATCTTCATATCCCGGCGCATACAAAGCATAAAGTCATCTGGACAGAACCGGAGGAGCTGACAGTCTGGTTAGCAGTGCATTATTCTGTTGAAGATATCCCTACATAA
- a CDS encoding transposase: protein MFTIPQELRKIIFSDRMLIKIMMDCASKAAVEVLQSKGVDAVPGILLVVHTFGRDLKFNPHVHMLMTEGGLTSSNQWVDIPFLPYGLLRKNGNIIC from the coding sequence GTGTTTACCATTCCACAAGAACTCCGAAAGATAATTTTTAGTGATCGTATGCTGATCAAGATTATGATGGATTGTGCTTCAAAAGCGGCTGTGGAAGTACTTCAAAGTAAAGGAGTTGATGCTGTTCCGGGAATTCTATTAGTTGTCCATACGTTTGGAAGAGATCTTAAGTTTAATCCGCATGTCCATATGTTAATGACAGAAGGAGGATTAACATCTTCCAATCAGTGGGTTGATATTCCATTTTTGCCATATGGTCTGCTTAGAAAAAATGGCAATATTATTTGCTGA
- a CDS encoding type II toxin-antitoxin system VapC family toxin, producing MLLDSNAIIYSVKPEFDTLRRFIAEQNPSVSAISYVEVLGYHQLTEPDKDDFVEFFDTARIVPVTQSVLIQAVALRQQRKMSLGDAIIAATALLNELTLVTANVSDFRWVEDIKLMNPLTEL from the coding sequence ATGCTGCTGGACAGCAACGCGATCATTTACTCGGTCAAACCTGAGTTTGACACACTGCGCCGTTTTATAGCGGAGCAAAATCCATCGGTTTCGGCGATCAGTTACGTGGAAGTGCTCGGGTATCATCAACTGACGGAACCGGATAAGGATGACTTTGTTGAATTTTTCGACACGGCACGGATCGTTCCTGTTACTCAATCTGTACTGATCCAGGCGGTGGCATTACGACAGCAGCGCAAAATGTCTTTGGGGGATGCAATCATTGCGGCAACTGCACTTCTGAACGAGTTAACTTTGGTGACGGCTAATGTCAGCGATTTTCGTTGGGTTGAAGACATCAAACTGATGAACCCCCTGACAGAACTTTAA
- a CDS encoding TrpB-like pyridoxal phosphate-dependent enzyme, protein MKKIILREDEMPTSWYNVVPDIPGGLMPPLDPETKEPISPEKLAAVFPMGLLEQEMSEERFIDIPQEVLEVYKIWRPSPLVRAKKLEEALGTKAKIFFKNEGVSPVGSHKPNSAVAQAYYNQREGVKRLATETGAGQWGSALSLATSKFGMECKVFMVRCSFDQKPYRKSIMQTFGADIVASPSEDTAIGRQILAKDPNTSGSLAIAISEALEDATSRKDTNYALGSVLNHVALHQTIIGLEAKKQMEIAGLYPDVIVGCCGGGSNFAGLVSPFIPDYLDGKKIDFVGYEPASCPSMTAGKLAYDSGDISMMTPLIYMHTLGHDFIPPGIHAGGLRYHGMAPIVSALIRDKIVRPESVHQLECFEAGVLFARTEGIIPAPETTHAIRGAIIEAMKEPGNPKNILFNFSGHGLIDMAAYDSYFNNELHDYAFPTEEIAASLASLPRVEK, encoded by the coding sequence ATGAAGAAAATCATTCTCCGTGAAGATGAGATGCCCACCAGCTGGTATAATGTTGTGCCGGATATCCCGGGAGGGTTGATGCCGCCGCTGGATCCAGAAACCAAGGAGCCTATTTCTCCGGAAAAATTGGCAGCGGTTTTTCCTATGGGCCTGCTTGAGCAGGAAATGAGTGAGGAGCGTTTTATCGATATCCCTCAAGAGGTTTTAGAGGTCTATAAGATCTGGCGGCCTTCACCGCTGGTGCGGGCCAAGAAGCTGGAAGAGGCCCTGGGAACCAAGGCAAAGATTTTTTTTAAGAACGAGGGTGTGTCGCCGGTGGGTAGCCATAAGCCCAACTCTGCCGTGGCTCAGGCATATTATAATCAGCGTGAAGGCGTGAAACGTCTGGCCACAGAAACCGGGGCAGGGCAGTGGGGTTCTGCACTGTCTCTGGCTACCTCGAAATTCGGGATGGAATGCAAGGTCTTTATGGTTCGCTGCTCCTTCGATCAGAAGCCCTACCGTAAGTCGATAATGCAGACCTTTGGCGCTGATATCGTAGCCAGCCCCAGCGAGGACACCGCCATCGGGCGCCAGATCCTGGCCAAGGATCCCAATACCTCGGGTTCCCTGGCCATTGCCATTTCCGAGGCCCTTGAGGATGCTACCTCCCGTAAAGATACCAACTACGCCTTGGGCTCGGTGCTCAATCATGTTGCCCTCCATCAGACCATCATCGGTCTTGAAGCCAAGAAACAGATGGAAATCGCAGGCCTCTATCCAGACGTGATTGTGGGCTGCTGCGGTGGTGGTTCGAATTTTGCGGGCCTGGTGTCGCCCTTTATCCCGGATTACCTGGACGGGAAGAAAATAGACTTTGTGGGCTATGAGCCTGCCTCCTGTCCTTCCATGACCGCTGGTAAGCTGGCCTATGATTCCGGTGATATCTCCATGATGACCCCCTTGATCTATATGCATACCCTGGGCCATGATTTTATCCCGCCAGGAATCCATGCCGGTGGTCTGCGCTATCATGGCATGGCCCCCATTGTTTCGGCCCTGATCCGCGATAAGATCGTGCGCCCGGAGAGCGTGCATCAGCTGGAATGTTTTGAGGCAGGCGTGCTCTTTGCCCGGACTGAGGGTATCATCCCGGCACCGGAGACCACCCATGCGATTCGCGGAGCGATCATTGAGGCCATGAAGGAGCCTGGTAACCCCAAGAATATTCTCTTTAACTTTTCAGGGCATGGGCTGATCGATATGGCGGCCTATGATTCCTATTTTAATAATGAATTGCATGACTATGCCTTCCCCACCGAGGAAATCGCCGCGAGTCTTGCGTCCTTGCCCAGGGTGGAAAAGTAA
- the panC gene encoding pantoate--beta-alanine ligase: MKIIRTPKEMTAWSKEQAVAGQRIGFVPTMGYFHEGHLSLMRRAGELADLVVVSLFVNPTQFGPKEDLSAYPRDFERDRSLAESVGVDVIFVPEPDDMYPAGYNTTVTVGDDLASQLCGATRPGHFAGVATIVSKLFNIVRPDLAVFGEKDFQQLAVIRRMSEDLNLGVEIIGHPIIREQDGLAMSSRNTYLQAEEREAALSLSRALALAREMVAEGQQDEGKLVAALEEFIYSFAGTAVDYISFVDQFTLQPVAEVNKDTVLALAVKINAKVRLIDNGFVLEVAEGKEN; encoded by the coding sequence ATGAAGATTATTCGAACCCCCAAGGAAATGACAGCCTGGTCCAAGGAACAGGCTGTTGCTGGTCAGCGGATCGGCTTTGTTCCCACGATGGGCTATTTTCATGAGGGACATCTTTCTCTGATGCGGCGGGCAGGCGAGTTGGCGGACCTGGTGGTGGTGAGCCTTTTTGTCAATCCTACCCAGTTCGGTCCTAAGGAAGATTTATCCGCCTATCCCAGGGATTTTGAGCGCGACCGGTCCTTGGCCGAGAGCGTGGGTGTGGATGTGATCTTTGTCCCGGAACCTGATGATATGTATCCGGCAGGCTATAATACCACGGTGACGGTGGGGGACGATTTGGCCAGCCAGCTCTGTGGAGCCACCCGTCCAGGACATTTTGCCGGGGTTGCCACGATAGTGAGCAAGCTCTTCAATATCGTGCGACCGGACCTGGCGGTGTTCGGGGAAAAGGATTTCCAGCAGCTGGCAGTGATTCGTCGTATGAGCGAGGATCTGAATCTGGGGGTGGAGATTATCGGTCATCCCATTATCCGTGAGCAAGATGGGCTGGCCATGAGCTCCCGTAATACCTATTTGCAGGCAGAGGAGCGCGAGGCTGCGCTCAGTCTCTCCCGTGCTTTGGCTCTGGCCCGGGAGATGGTTGCCGAGGGCCAGCAAGATGAGGGAAAACTCGTCGCCGCCTTAGAGGAGTTTATCTACTCTTTTGCCGGTACGGCAGTGGATTACATCAGCTTTGTCGATCAGTTCACCCTTCAGCCGGTTGCCGAGGTCAATAAAGATACGGTCTTGGCCTTGGCTGTGAAGATCAACGCCAAGGTGCGTCTGATTGATAATGGGTTTGTGCTTGAGGTTGCAGAGGGAAAGGAGAACTGA